A region of Ferruginibacter albus DNA encodes the following proteins:
- a CDS encoding DEAD/DEAH box helicase, with protein sequence MSFDLLSEPIRKFIRDKGWEQLRPIQTAAIAKILASDDNFILASRTASGKTEAAFLPILSKVDFNELGVQVLYISPLIALINDQFYRIEELCKNLDVTVTKWHGEANKTIKDRLIKQPNGIVLITPESLEAMFVNKPFNVKQLFSNLKYVVIDEVHSFIGTDRGVQLKSILSRLQKVNSKSFSIVGLSATIGDYNEAKKFTGEELKTKVLLDRTAKEIKALFRYFKNTKEELSLELLKNLYLETKDNKVLIFPNSRGRAEEVAVKLKKISERVKGHSNYFSHHSSVDREVREYVEYFAKNNNRQNFCISCTSTLELGIDIGTVDEVVQIDATHSIASLIQRVGRSGRKEGENSNLFLYATNEWSLLQSIACWLLYKEGFIEPPQKNEKPYDILVHQALSITKGHSGIRWAELIIQLKENSAFKLIEVFEIEQILNHLIVIDFLEKIQHEVIIGVEGEKLVNSRDFYSVFKTEENFKVVNAGNTIGEIPFSPQVIEDENILLSAKIWKIKFVDHKAKKIEVIPTKDGKKPMFFGGGGTIHQRIREKMLEILYSKTEYDFLDQPSCDEIEILRKDFSVFNIQNLQTDRPLLSAEKHLRLFTFTGTRINRTIQLLLNISGIKNILDDPSSSFDIQVSKQEVISRWNSLTLLFADIDIHISNLLQTSPALLGFSKWGLYLPENYQVKLLKDKYFDIEQTTGLLETMKLIENE encoded by the coding sequence ATGTCATTTGATTTACTTTCAGAGCCAATACGAAAATTCATTCGTGATAAGGGTTGGGAGCAGTTGCGACCTATTCAAACAGCAGCTATTGCCAAAATTTTGGCATCGGATGACAATTTTATTTTAGCATCAAGAACAGCATCAGGGAAAACAGAAGCGGCTTTTTTACCAATTCTTTCAAAAGTTGATTTTAATGAATTAGGAGTTCAAGTACTTTATATCTCGCCTCTAATTGCTTTAATTAACGACCAGTTTTATCGAATCGAAGAGCTTTGCAAAAATCTGGATGTAACTGTTACTAAGTGGCACGGAGAAGCCAACAAAACAATTAAAGACAGATTAATTAAACAACCTAATGGGATTGTTTTAATTACACCGGAATCATTGGAAGCAATGTTTGTAAACAAGCCTTTTAATGTTAAACAATTGTTTTCAAATCTTAAATATGTTGTAATTGATGAAGTGCATTCATTTATTGGCACAGACAGGGGCGTTCAACTGAAATCAATTTTATCAAGACTACAAAAAGTAAATTCAAAATCATTCAGCATAGTTGGCTTATCAGCAACAATTGGAGATTACAACGAAGCAAAGAAGTTTACAGGGGAGGAGTTAAAAACAAAAGTATTATTAGATAGAACAGCAAAAGAGATTAAAGCTCTATTTCGCTATTTCAAGAATACAAAAGAGGAGTTGTCCTTAGAGCTTTTAAAAAACTTATACCTTGAAACAAAAGACAATAAAGTTTTAATTTTCCCTAACAGCAGAGGACGGGCAGAAGAGGTTGCAGTTAAACTAAAAAAGATTTCAGAAAGAGTAAAAGGACACTCTAATTATTTCTCACATCATTCATCAGTTGACAGAGAAGTAAGAGAGTATGTTGAATATTTTGCGAAGAATAACAATCGACAAAATTTTTGCATTTCATGCACATCAACATTAGAACTGGGTATTGACATTGGAACTGTTGATGAAGTTGTTCAAATTGATGCGACACACAGCATAGCCTCACTAATTCAAAGGGTTGGAAGAAGTGGTAGAAAAGAAGGAGAAAATAGTAATTTGTTTTTGTATGCAACAAATGAATGGAGTTTACTTCAATCTATAGCTTGTTGGTTATTATACAAAGAGGGGTTCATTGAGCCGCCTCAAAAAAATGAAAAGCCCTATGATATTTTAGTTCATCAAGCTTTGTCAATAACAAAAGGGCATTCTGGAATTAGATGGGCTGAATTGATTATACAATTAAAAGAGAACTCTGCCTTTAAACTAATTGAAGTTTTTGAAATAGAACAAATACTTAATCACTTAATTGTAATTGATTTCTTAGAAAAAATACAACATGAGGTTATAATTGGTGTCGAAGGAGAAAAACTTGTGAACAGTCGTGATTTTTACAGCGTATTTAAAACCGAAGAAAACTTCAAAGTTGTAAATGCGGGGAATACAATTGGCGAAATACCATTTTCACCCCAAGTCATTGAAGATGAAAATATTTTACTTTCAGCTAAAATTTGGAAGATAAAATTTGTTGATCATAAAGCAAAAAAGATAGAAGTAATTCCAACAAAAGATGGAAAGAAACCAATGTTTTTTGGTGGAGGAGGAACAATACATCAAAGAATAAGAGAAAAAATGCTTGAAATCCTTTATTCCAAAACAGAATATGATTTTCTCGACCAACCAAGTTGTGATGAAATAGAGATATTGCGAAAAGATTTCTCTGTTTTTAATATTCAAAACTTGCAAACTGACCGCCCTTTGCTTTCAGCAGAAAAACATTTACGACTCTTTACTTTCACAGGAACACGAATAAACAGAACAATACAATTACTTCTAAATATTTCAGGAATTAAAAATATACTTGACGACCCTAGTAGCTCATTTGACATACAGGTTTCTAAACAAGAAGTAATTTCAAGATGGAATTCATTAACCTTGCTCTTTGCTGACATTGATATTCATATTTCTAACCTTTTGCAGACAAGTCCAGCATTATTAGGCTTTTCTAAATGGGGGCTTTATTTACCCGAAAACTATCAAGTTAAACTCTTAAAAGACAAATACTTTGACATCGAACAAACAACAGGACTTTTGGAGACAATGAAGCTAATCGAAAACGAATAA
- a CDS encoding T9SS type A sorting domain-containing protein — translation MKNLILSVLSIIIAYTATAAGFTIKTNAATSVSYITASLGGTITAAPSFTIIERGIVWSTTKNSPTTSDNKIVMGLGQGTWSISSGPFPAGTLVYFRAYAILSTSPIATYGSALTFTTTALPGVSGTYDFESTSGSYDGFDGGVLTASNTATSTSMKISADGIHRASEWVSGQPDHIAGEGLYLQTTSETPQATFEIQGNNTFDLNSFYFANQTTDGITYTFTTSKGSITVQYTSEDPTGQAVIIDIAHSPDYNYFKGIKSFTVTASQTSADFEVDHITLQNIKSNTVLPLRFVSFTGTNINHSASLEWTTANEINTKEMQVETSTDGIHFIQKATITAIGKGNNTYHFSDALDNNAIVYYRIKTVDTDGKTSTSSIVIIIDRADKAQSLELLPNLLTQGNAIIKIKSSISTGKITIYNQNGAVVKQQGWETGQFINTNILSTGSYVLQLSDGKQVLSSRFVKQ, via the coding sequence ATGAAAAATCTTATCCTTTCTGTATTATCAATAATAATTGCATATACAGCTACAGCCGCTGGTTTTACTATCAAAACAAATGCAGCTACTTCTGTATCTTATATTACCGCATCATTAGGAGGAACAATTACAGCTGCACCCAGTTTTACTATAATAGAGAGAGGAATAGTTTGGAGCACCACAAAAAATTCTCCGACTACTTCAGATAACAAAATAGTAATGGGTTTGGGTCAAGGTACATGGAGTATTAGTTCAGGACCTTTCCCTGCCGGTACATTAGTTTATTTCAGGGCATACGCTATACTTTCAACTAGTCCGATTGCAACGTACGGTAGCGCGCTTACATTTACCACTACGGCTTTACCGGGTGTATCTGGCACGTATGATTTTGAATCTACATCAGGGAGTTATGATGGATTTGATGGCGGGGTACTTACCGCCAGTAACACAGCAACATCTACTTCTATGAAAATTTCCGCAGATGGTATACATCGTGCCAGCGAATGGGTATCCGGGCAACCCGATCATATAGCAGGTGAAGGGCTTTATTTACAAACAACCAGCGAAACGCCACAAGCTACCTTTGAGATACAAGGGAATAATACATTCGACCTGAACTCTTTTTATTTTGCCAATCAAACTACAGATGGTATTACTTATACGTTTACAACCTCAAAAGGCTCCATTACTGTACAATATACAAGCGAAGACCCTACGGGGCAGGCAGTTATTATTGACATAGCGCATAGCCCCGATTATAATTATTTTAAAGGCATTAAATCCTTTACAGTTACTGCCTCACAAACTTCTGCCGATTTTGAAGTGGATCACATAACACTTCAAAATATAAAATCAAATACAGTATTGCCATTACGGTTCGTTTCTTTTACCGGAACTAATATTAATCATTCAGCATCGCTGGAATGGACAACAGCAAATGAGATAAACACAAAGGAAATGCAGGTAGAAACATCTACTGATGGTATACATTTTATACAAAAAGCAACTATAACCGCTATAGGTAAAGGAAATAATACGTATCATTTTAGCGATGCGTTAGATAATAATGCTATTGTTTATTACCGTATTAAAACAGTTGATACAGATGGCAAGACTTCAACAAGCAGTATTGTAATAATAATTGATAGAGCAGATAAAGCACAGAGCTTAGAATTACTCCCCAATCTTTTAACTCAAGGCAATGCTATTATTAAGATTAAGTCTTCGATAAGCACAGGAAAAATCACGATTTATAATCAAAACGGCGCAGTCGTAAAACAACAGGGTTGGGAAACCGGTCAATTTATAAACACCAATATTTTAAGTACAGGCTCTTATGTTCTTCAACTTTCAGATGGAAAACAAGTACTGAGTAGCCGATTCGTAAAACAATAA
- a CDS encoding DUF4386 domain-containing protein — MIQFNNNESFSMQKYARIGGLLYVVIIILGISSEFFFRGKLIVSGNPEATAMHIQANPSLWRIGIVAEYISIICTIILAMIYFFLLRPVHRKLNLLATFFRMVSIIVQIIAILNLIDVLFYLDNSNSLKSFTLEQCHAMAAICIKSHSYGYGISLLFLGCCFLVHGYLIYRSEFLPKVLGLLIQLAGICYISNGFILILAPKVSGLAFQLFFLPVFIAETSLGLWLLIKGINVEKWELKYNQAT; from the coding sequence ATGATCCAATTTAATAATAATGAAAGCTTTTCTATGCAAAAGTATGCTCGGATTGGTGGTTTACTATATGTTGTTATAATTATTTTAGGAATTTCCAGTGAATTCTTTTTTAGAGGAAAACTTATTGTATCGGGCAATCCGGAGGCTACAGCAATGCATATTCAGGCTAATCCTTCTTTATGGCGCATAGGTATCGTAGCTGAGTACATAAGTATAATTTGTACAATAATCTTGGCTATGATTTATTTTTTCCTGTTAAGACCTGTTCATAGGAAATTAAATTTATTGGCAACATTCTTTCGAATGGTATCTATTATAGTGCAGATAATAGCAATATTGAATCTTATAGATGTATTATTTTACCTGGATAACTCAAATTCACTTAAAAGCTTTACGCTGGAACAATGCCATGCAATGGCGGCTATTTGCATAAAATCACATAGCTATGGATACGGCATTTCATTGCTTTTTCTAGGTTGCTGTTTTCTTGTTCATGGATATCTTATTTATCGTTCTGAATTTCTGCCAAAAGTGCTAGGTCTTCTGATTCAATTAGCCGGCATTTGTTATATCAGTAATGGCTTTATTTTAATTCTTGCTCCGAAAGTATCAGGACTTGCTTTTCAATTATTTTTCTTGCCAGTCTTTATTGCTGAAACATCGCTAGGACTATGGTTATTAATAAAAGGTATTAATGTTGAAAAATGGGAGTTAAAATATAATCAAGCAACGTAG
- a CDS encoding NUDIX domain-containing protein: MTKQSAGILLYRNTQNEWEFFLVHPGGPFFKNKDAGYWTIPKGEYLEKEDPLKAALREFEEETGIALTGNFKELISIKQKGGKTVKAWAIEKNIDTTTIKSNSFIIEWPPKSGKQQSFPEIDKGEWFNIALAKEKMNKEQFQFIEELLSSL, from the coding sequence ATGACAAAGCAAAGTGCAGGTATACTATTATATAGGAACACTCAAAATGAATGGGAATTCTTTTTGGTGCATCCGGGTGGACCTTTTTTTAAAAATAAAGATGCAGGCTATTGGACAATACCCAAAGGGGAGTATTTAGAAAAGGAAGATCCATTAAAAGCAGCTTTGAGAGAATTTGAAGAAGAAACGGGTATTGCATTAACTGGGAATTTTAAAGAACTTATTTCTATAAAGCAAAAAGGTGGTAAAACAGTTAAAGCCTGGGCAATAGAAAAAAATATAGATACTACAACTATCAAAAGCAATTCATTTATCATCGAATGGCCACCTAAATCGGGTAAACAACAAAGCTTTCCTGAGATTGATAAAGGAGAATGGTTTAATATAGCACTTGCAAAAGAAAAGATGAATAAAGAGCAATTCCAATTTATAGAAGAATTGCTCAGCAGCTTATAA
- a CDS encoding alpha-ketoglutarate-dependent dioxygenase AlkB family protein — MLTLFDDLQVFDDGKKRIIHFDIPDADLTLRQQFFDKERSDNYYETLLHNTPWQQNQRKMYDKVVDDPRLTAWYGKVFNQWTDELLEIKEEVEIVSGSRFNSVLLNYYRDGNDSVSWHSDKKPEGGTNTPIASVSFGETRAFQIRHKFNKDLKPMSIPLTHGSFLLMAGPMQDYWEHHIAKTKKEIAPRINLTFRIT, encoded by the coding sequence ATGCTTACGCTTTTTGATGATTTGCAGGTTTTTGATGATGGCAAAAAACGCATTATTCATTTTGATATCCCTGATGCTGATCTTACATTAAGACAACAATTCTTTGATAAAGAAAGGTCTGACAACTATTATGAGACACTGTTGCATAATACACCATGGCAACAAAATCAAAGAAAGATGTATGATAAAGTAGTAGATGATCCCAGGCTTACTGCCTGGTATGGCAAAGTTTTTAACCAATGGACAGACGAACTCTTGGAAATTAAGGAAGAGGTAGAAATTGTTAGCGGCAGCAGATTCAATAGTGTTTTACTTAATTATTATAGGGATGGTAATGATTCTGTAAGCTGGCATAGTGATAAAAAACCAGAAGGTGGCACAAATACTCCTATAGCATCTGTCAGTTTTGGAGAGACAAGGGCTTTTCAAATAAGACATAAGTTTAATAAAGATCTGAAGCCAATGTCTATCCCGTTGACACATGGCTCCTTTTTATTAATGGCAGGTCCTATGCAAGATTATTGGGAACATCATATTGCTAAAACTAAAAAGGAAATCGCCCCTCGAATTAATCTTACTTTTAGAATCACCTAA
- a CDS encoding Hsp20/alpha crystallin family protein, with protein sequence MNNLIKRKQDNQPATFGNVIDDIFQNNLNRFFSDDFWGFSGLNSQSNVPVNIEETDNSYEVELVAPGLQKKDFNISINNDILTIGFKQHEENKQENKKWITQQYRQQEFTRTFALDKTVNTEKITANYENGILKISIPKNEQAKKVSRLIEIQ encoded by the coding sequence ATGAACAACCTAATCAAAAGAAAACAAGACAATCAGCCGGCAACTTTTGGAAATGTTATTGATGATATCTTCCAAAATAATCTTAACCGGTTTTTCAGTGATGATTTTTGGGGATTTAGCGGGTTAAATTCTCAAAGTAATGTTCCTGTTAACATTGAAGAAACTGATAATTCTTATGAAGTGGAACTGGTAGCTCCGGGACTCCAGAAAAAGGATTTCAATATCAGTATCAACAATGATATCTTAACTATTGGCTTTAAGCAGCATGAAGAAAACAAACAGGAAAATAAAAAATGGATAACCCAGCAATACAGGCAACAGGAATTTACCAGAACATTCGCATTAGACAAAACTGTTAACACTGAAAAAATTACAGCAAATTATGAAAACGGTATTCTTAAAATTTCTATTCCAAAAAATGAGCAAGCTAAAAAAGTATCTCGCCTTATTGAAATTCAATAA
- a CDS encoding response regulator: MSKVLIIDDQEDICFLLSNILQRNGVLCDSAHTLAQGYTLLETHQYDGIFLDNNLPDGFGIDNIEKIKKLGITKVIMITAFANEVMETSARLKGVDAFIHKPFTIFTIQNVVEVLLRA, from the coding sequence ATGAGCAAAGTATTAATTATTGATGATCAAGAGGATATCTGCTTTTTATTGTCAAATATCCTACAACGAAATGGGGTTTTATGTGATTCAGCACACACTCTAGCACAAGGTTATACATTACTTGAAACACATCAATATGATGGAATCTTTTTAGACAACAATTTACCAGACGGTTTTGGTATTGATAATATTGAAAAGATAAAAAAGCTAGGGATTACAAAAGTAATTATGATAACAGCCTTTGCTAATGAAGTCATGGAAACTTCTGCGAGGTTAAAGGGGGTAGATGCATTTATACATAAGCCTTTTACAATTTTTACTATTCAAAATGTTGTTGAAGTTTTATTACGTGCTTAA